In Alteromonas naphthalenivorans, one DNA window encodes the following:
- a CDS encoding cupredoxin domain-containing protein, with protein sequence MPWISGALFLICLLLILSFRQHIKKRHRHNSILVEVKDFHYQPPRVKLKASKANQIVFLRTDSNLCSEYLLFPELGLSIRLKLNKQVSVNFSAYPPGEYEFYSAMNVYSGKLTIV encoded by the coding sequence ATGCCATGGATTAGCGGCGCATTGTTTTTAATATGTTTACTACTAATACTAAGTTTTCGCCAGCACATTAAAAAGCGACATCGACACAACAGTATCTTAGTCGAGGTAAAAGACTTTCACTATCAACCCCCAAGGGTTAAATTGAAAGCTAGTAAAGCTAATCAAATTGTTTTTCTGAGAACGGATTCAAATTTATGCTCTGAATACCTGCTCTTTCCGGAGCTAGGATTATCGATAAGACTCAAACTTAATAAACAAGTATCGGTGAACTTTTCCGCTTATCCGCCAGGCGAGTATGAGTTTTATAGCGCGATGAATGTGTATTCTGGGAAACTTACAATAGTGTAG
- a CDS encoding KAP family P-loop NTPase fold protein — MTTSLDSDRALVNETKDQFGFVGIAQRLAPSIVEASKGDGIVIGLEGRWGSGKTSLLNFLRTELVAAQDTGIHTITIAPWLNGDTSSMVMSLLGPMTAILKAKEDEIAETAGKKKIAIKKQMAEVGRLLKDYGPQTARKFAPVANLAGHFIPGVQITGKALEGAATVAEKFIPSGSTPSELKQKISDKIQALDVGFVVILDDLDRLEPEQAVEVVRLVRSVADFPKVAYLMCYDREILAQALKTGLKVEDGDLFLQKIVQLTFNIPLPEPFDLRNQFLDEAKAIFADVMGSDANGDLLNDLKLAVDQEGMGLTTPREVKLALNSIRFVFPQIKDDVYFPDFCRLHLIKITKYKLYQWIESYLSIRSVLVTGDASVSLDEKSRIGKQLKTLLPSKDPFSSDSIWNLQRFIPGVSEAEKSEESVFNKMDSADVADAITLKRLGSPLHYRFYFALTGPKTVMSDEDFNHILALARENDDQLAIRLTEEVMKRRNSGKTWFEHVLDRLDKECIATLDEDQLIGLVKALSDMMDSAMAADGKHRVFSSTLDGIANKVVKRCLNRLNEVNPKKQAATVLQIAREGKALNWLVGKFFRSQLFRHGKVGKEEVTPDQWEISEKVLDDAIAILKVRVSKQITKDLIPDFPDIRAYLYGWLNLTEDAQAIDWVHEYSATDEGFIRILNHLRGWSMSDKVYYPLSQEVVSKFFDWDTTVERLDSLKVGEFSAQVAELQAAIDHANH, encoded by the coding sequence ATGACCACATCTCTGGACTCAGACCGGGCCCTTGTAAATGAAACGAAAGATCAATTCGGCTTTGTTGGCATAGCACAACGACTTGCCCCGTCAATCGTTGAAGCATCAAAGGGCGATGGCATAGTTATCGGTCTTGAAGGCCGCTGGGGTTCAGGAAAAACGTCACTTTTGAACTTTCTACGCACTGAACTTGTTGCAGCGCAAGACACAGGAATTCATACCATTACAATCGCGCCGTGGCTGAATGGTGATACCTCATCGATGGTCATGTCATTGCTAGGACCGATGACTGCAATACTAAAGGCCAAAGAAGATGAAATTGCTGAAACTGCTGGCAAGAAAAAAATTGCCATTAAAAAACAGATGGCTGAAGTCGGCCGGCTTTTAAAGGACTACGGTCCACAGACGGCCCGGAAGTTTGCGCCAGTTGCCAATCTCGCCGGACACTTCATTCCAGGAGTTCAGATTACAGGAAAAGCATTAGAAGGCGCTGCAACAGTGGCTGAAAAATTTATACCTAGTGGATCAACACCATCTGAGCTAAAGCAAAAAATATCTGACAAAATCCAAGCGTTGGATGTTGGCTTTGTTGTTATTCTCGATGATCTGGATCGCCTTGAACCAGAGCAAGCAGTTGAAGTTGTTCGGTTAGTTCGCTCCGTCGCTGATTTTCCAAAAGTAGCATACCTGATGTGTTACGACCGTGAAATCCTGGCTCAAGCTCTAAAGACGGGTCTGAAAGTTGAAGATGGTGACCTTTTCCTTCAAAAAATCGTGCAGCTCACTTTCAATATTCCGCTTCCAGAGCCATTTGATCTTCGCAACCAATTTCTAGATGAAGCAAAAGCGATCTTTGCCGACGTCATGGGTTCCGACGCCAACGGCGATCTACTAAATGATTTAAAATTAGCTGTAGACCAAGAAGGAATGGGGCTAACTACACCTCGTGAAGTCAAACTTGCTTTGAATAGCATTCGCTTTGTGTTTCCGCAAATCAAAGACGATGTATATTTCCCTGACTTTTGCCGTCTGCACTTGATCAAAATTACAAAATACAAACTTTATCAGTGGATTGAGTCTTATCTTTCAATACGCTCTGTATTAGTCACTGGAGACGCAAGTGTCTCTCTTGATGAAAAGTCTAGAATAGGTAAGCAGTTAAAGACGCTCTTGCCTTCTAAAGATCCTTTCTCTAGCGATTCGATTTGGAATTTGCAACGTTTTATTCCGGGTGTGTCAGAGGCTGAAAAATCAGAAGAAAGCGTTTTTAACAAGATGGATTCGGCTGATGTTGCTGACGCGATTACCCTTAAAAGGCTCGGTAGTCCACTGCATTATCGATTTTACTTTGCTCTCACTGGTCCAAAGACGGTTATGTCAGATGAGGATTTCAATCATATCTTAGCGTTGGCAAGGGAAAATGACGATCAGTTGGCTATTCGCCTTACCGAAGAAGTGATGAAGCGGCGTAACTCAGGCAAAACGTGGTTCGAACATGTGCTAGACCGACTAGACAAAGAATGCATAGCGACCTTGGATGAAGATCAGCTTATTGGGTTAGTTAAAGCGCTGTCCGATATGATGGATAGCGCAATGGCAGCAGACGGTAAACATCGTGTATTTTCTTCTACGCTTGATGGAATTGCTAACAAGGTTGTAAAGAGGTGCCTAAATCGATTAAACGAAGTGAACCCAAAAAAACAGGCTGCGACTGTCCTACAGATAGCAAGAGAAGGAAAGGCGTTGAATTGGTTGGTAGGTAAGTTCTTTAGAAGCCAGTTGTTTCGCCACGGGAAGGTCGGCAAAGAAGAGGTTACCCCGGACCAATGGGAAATTTCAGAAAAGGTTTTGGACGATGCCATCGCTATCTTAAAAGTCCGCGTCAGCAAACAAATTACAAAGGATCTGATACCAGATTTCCCTGACATTAGGGCTTACTTATATGGTTGGCTGAACTTAACTGAAGATGCTCAAGCAATCGACTGGGTGCATGAATACAGCGCTACAGATGAGGGTTTTATTAGGATACTGAACCACCTTAGGGGATGGTCAATGAGTGACAAAGTGTATTACCCTCTGTCTCAAGAGGTCGTCAGTAAATTTTTCGATTGGGATACAACAGTTGAACGCTTGGATAGTTTAAAAGTTGGTGAGTTTTCTGCTCAAGTTGCGGAACTTCAAGCAGCAATTGACCATGCTAACCATTGA
- a CDS encoding heavy metal translocating P-type ATPase, which produces MTATEKVTQKTTNNCCCSKQAQSASETPAVKDITNQEPNNLSENRFIIEGASCASCVNKIEAALNNLPRVKRAEMNFAQRVVTVTGDTSVSNIIEAVEKAGYKAKLDDSDSEQEALDEKEKADWQYYKKLMREMAVALSLGVPLMIYSLVVGEMTVTTTTERLVWLTVGLLTFGVMVFAGKHFYVGAWNSFKNHSANMDTLIALGTGTAWLYSMVVVFAPDVVPLMARHVYFEATAMIIGLINLGLALEIKARGKTSEAIKRLIGLQAKTARVIRNNKDEDIPIEQVLLDELIRVRPGEKISVDGVVVEGHSTVDESMLTGEPMPVEKTEGEEVVAGTINKSGSIIFKATRVGKDTALAQIINMVKRAQNSKPPIGRLADIISAYFVPVVMIIAVISALVWLNFGPSPAIAYAIVSATTVLIIACPCALGLATPMSVMVGVGKAAEAGVLIRNGEALQTASKITTMILDKTGTITEGAPKVTDVLLVPGQDEKQVLMLASSIEAGSEHPLAMAIVESAKSKNILPKKVTQFSSIAGQGVEAQLEGDTLLFGNEKLMKERNIDISDYVEKAQGLASEAKTPMYFAVNSSLVAVIAVADPIKTDSIDAIKRLQNNGIRVVMLTGDNRSTAKAVAEKAGITEFVAEVMPEEKANKVAEYQTMGEIVGMTGDGINDAPALAHADVGFAIGTGTDVAIESADITLMRGSLHGLADAIAVSKATLTNIKQNLFGAFIYNVAGIPFAAGVLYPFFGLLLSPVIAGAAMAFSSLTVVTNANRLRFFKAKEH; this is translated from the coding sequence ATGACTGCAACTGAAAAAGTTACCCAAAAGACAACGAATAATTGTTGTTGTAGCAAGCAAGCCCAATCAGCGAGCGAAACTCCTGCGGTCAAAGACATAACCAACCAAGAGCCAAATAATCTATCAGAAAATCGATTTATAATTGAAGGAGCCAGTTGTGCCAGTTGCGTCAACAAAATTGAGGCGGCGTTAAACAATCTGCCTAGAGTTAAACGAGCGGAGATGAACTTCGCTCAGCGTGTTGTCACGGTAACCGGAGATACATCGGTTTCAAATATTATAGAAGCGGTGGAAAAAGCCGGATACAAAGCAAAATTAGACGACAGCGATTCTGAGCAAGAAGCTCTGGACGAAAAAGAAAAAGCCGACTGGCAATACTACAAAAAATTAATGCGCGAAATGGCCGTTGCGTTGTCGCTTGGTGTGCCATTGATGATTTACAGTCTGGTCGTTGGCGAAATGACAGTAACAACTACGACAGAAAGACTCGTTTGGTTAACCGTCGGATTGCTGACTTTTGGCGTAATGGTTTTTGCGGGTAAACATTTTTATGTGGGCGCTTGGAATTCATTTAAAAATCATTCTGCGAATATGGACACATTAATAGCTCTCGGAACAGGAACTGCTTGGCTTTACTCAATGGTGGTTGTTTTTGCTCCTGATGTGGTTCCCCTAATGGCAAGACACGTATATTTTGAAGCAACTGCAATGATTATTGGTTTAATCAATCTTGGCTTAGCTCTTGAGATTAAGGCGCGAGGTAAGACTTCAGAAGCGATTAAGCGTTTAATTGGCCTGCAAGCTAAAACAGCCCGTGTTATTAGAAACAATAAAGATGAAGATATTCCAATAGAACAAGTGTTGCTCGATGAGCTTATTCGCGTCAGGCCAGGTGAAAAAATATCAGTAGACGGCGTGGTGGTAGAAGGACACTCCACAGTTGACGAATCTATGTTGACCGGTGAGCCGATGCCTGTAGAAAAAACAGAGGGGGAAGAAGTCGTCGCTGGTACGATTAATAAATCAGGCTCAATTATTTTTAAGGCAACGCGCGTAGGCAAAGATACGGCGCTTGCCCAAATTATCAACATGGTAAAACGCGCTCAAAATTCAAAGCCTCCGATAGGACGTTTAGCCGATATCATTTCAGCTTACTTCGTGCCCGTTGTCATGATCATCGCCGTAATAAGCGCTCTAGTTTGGCTAAACTTTGGGCCGTCTCCAGCTATTGCTTACGCAATTGTGTCGGCAACAACAGTTCTCATCATCGCTTGTCCATGTGCACTTGGTTTAGCGACACCGATGTCAGTAATGGTAGGAGTAGGCAAAGCCGCAGAAGCTGGTGTGTTGATAAGAAACGGCGAGGCGCTGCAAACAGCCAGTAAAATTACTACGATGATTTTAGATAAGACAGGCACTATTACAGAGGGAGCACCTAAGGTAACCGATGTATTGTTAGTACCCGGTCAAGATGAAAAACAAGTGCTAATGCTCGCGTCGAGTATCGAAGCAGGCTCAGAACATCCTTTAGCGATGGCGATAGTTGAAAGTGCCAAATCAAAAAACATATTACCTAAAAAAGTCACTCAGTTCTCCTCGATTGCTGGGCAGGGCGTTGAAGCACAGCTTGAGGGCGACACGCTTTTGTTCGGTAACGAAAAGCTAATGAAAGAGCGAAATATTGACATTAGCGACTACGTCGAAAAAGCCCAAGGCTTAGCCTCTGAAGCTAAAACCCCAATGTATTTTGCGGTTAATTCATCACTTGTTGCAGTAATTGCAGTTGCCGACCCAATCAAAACTGATTCTATTGATGCAATAAAGCGACTTCAGAACAATGGAATTCGGGTAGTAATGCTAACTGGCGATAATCGTTCAACGGCAAAAGCAGTAGCTGAAAAAGCTGGTATCACAGAGTTTGTGGCTGAAGTAATGCCTGAGGAAAAAGCAAATAAAGTAGCTGAGTATCAAACGATGGGAGAAATCGTGGGTATGACAGGTGACGGTATTAATGACGCACCCGCCCTGGCTCACGCAGATGTAGGCTTTGCAATAGGTACAGGTACTGACGTAGCCATTGAAAGCGCTGATATTACGCTAATGCGGGGCTCTCTTCATGGTCTTGCTGACGCAATTGCGGTGAGTAAAGCCACTCTAACCAATATTAAGCAAAACCTATTCGGAGCATTTATTTACAACGTTGCGGGTATTCCATTCGCTGCCGGTGTTTTATATCCATTTTTCGGTCTTTTATTAAGTCCAGTAATAGCTGGTGCTGCGATGGCGTTTTCATCACTAACAGTCGTCACCAACGCCAATCGTTTGCGATTTTTTAAAGCAAAAGAGCATTAG
- a CDS encoding cupredoxin domain-containing protein: protein MMLWINLVGIALIVLIVWWFWLYKEHNISIAEGSLEVLVKDGIYQPAHIKIRANEERQIVFHRADGTPCAEMLSIPDLDISERLPLNKKTVISLPALPSGEYAFHCQMQMYKGKITVQ from the coding sequence ATGATGCTATGGATCAACCTTGTAGGAATTGCGCTTATTGTTCTAATCGTCTGGTGGTTTTGGTTGTACAAAGAGCACAATATTAGTATTGCTGAAGGTTCGTTAGAGGTTTTGGTAAAAGACGGTATTTACCAACCAGCACACATCAAAATCAGAGCGAATGAAGAAAGACAAATAGTATTTCATCGAGCTGATGGGACTCCTTGCGCAGAAATGCTATCAATACCCGATTTAGATATTTCAGAACGGCTACCTTTAAATAAGAAGACAGTTATATCACTTCCAGCGCTACCATCAGGTGAGTACGCGTTTCACTGTCAAATGCAAATGTATAAAGGGAAGATAACGGTTCAATGA
- a CDS encoding DUF2933 domain-containing protein, translated as MSNSNLSFWKTPSGWAALGLIAAASYFLFFEHGEHVWPYLPYLILLLCPFMHFFMHGSHGHGRHNNEQKETEEDQMTFKERPQQKTTTNIEEKRENDAR; from the coding sequence ATGAGCAATTCAAATTTATCATTTTGGAAAACGCCCTCTGGGTGGGCTGCACTGGGACTCATTGCTGCTGCGAGTTACTTTTTATTTTTTGAGCATGGCGAGCATGTGTGGCCATATTTGCCTTACCTGATTCTGTTACTTTGCCCCTTTATGCATTTTTTTATGCATGGGAGTCACGGGCACGGTCGTCATAATAACGAGCAAAAAGAGACAGAAGAGGACCAAATGACGTTCAAAGAAAGGCCTCAACAGAAAACAACTACAAACATCGAAGAAAAGAGAGAAAACGATGCACGGTGA
- a CDS encoding methyltransferase family protein, producing MHGESDYGLWGLVFINSAIFIFFAFSFVKPQSKTDWRSLGAFSAFIFALFTEMYGFPLTIYFLSGWLTELYPNTDFFAHENGHLLRTILGLEGDAHWSILHIISNVLIVAGFFILSSAWNVLHHAQKNHSLANTGWYARCRHPQYLAFIIIMFGFLLQWPTIPTLIMFPILTLVYIRLAKREEKAAIAEFGERYLAYKDNTPAWLPKLSSSNLQYGN from the coding sequence ATGCACGGTGAATCCGACTATGGCCTGTGGGGCTTAGTTTTCATAAATTCGGCCATTTTTATATTTTTTGCATTCAGCTTTGTAAAACCGCAATCAAAGACCGATTGGAGAAGCTTGGGGGCTTTTTCCGCTTTTATATTTGCTTTGTTCACAGAAATGTATGGGTTTCCACTCACCATCTATTTTTTGTCAGGCTGGTTAACAGAGCTTTACCCAAACACAGATTTTTTTGCACATGAAAATGGACATTTGCTCCGAACGATTTTAGGTCTTGAGGGGGATGCCCATTGGAGCATATTGCACATTATTAGCAATGTACTCATAGTTGCTGGTTTCTTTATTTTATCTTCTGCGTGGAACGTTCTACATCATGCGCAGAAAAACCATTCGCTTGCCAATACAGGTTGGTATGCAAGATGTCGCCATCCACAGTATTTAGCTTTTATTATCATAATGTTTGGCTTTTTATTGCAATGGCCCACCATCCCGACATTGATCATGTTTCCAATATTGACACTAGTCTATATTCGCTTAGCGAAACGTGAAGAAAAGGCTGCGATAGCCGAATTTGGGGAGCGTTATTTAGCATACAAAGATAACACGCCTGCTTGGCTCCCTAAATTAAGCAGTTCAAATCTACAATATGGCAATTAA
- a CDS encoding APC family permease — protein MSSHNEDYEKGSLSLTGTIAMGTGVMIGAGIFALTGQVAEYAGSLFPLAFIIAAIISGFSAYSYIKVSNKYPSAGGIAMILKKAYGPSAVTGGAALLMALSMIINESLVARTFGTYTLQLFDVQENSILVPILAIGLIIFAFVVNVAGNKVIGSVSKVTAVLKIGGILIFALVALWAAGFAFQPASADVSANSSASGFLAGTALAILAYKGFTTITNSGDEVVDPNKNVGRAIIVSLLICLVIYLLVCYAVGSTLTVEQIVAAKDYALAEAARPAIGQYGVWFTVGIAIIATASGLLASVFAVSRMLAMLTDMNLIPHRHFGMPGNIQKHTLVFTVIAAGLLAAFFDLSRIASLGAIFYLVMDIIIHWGVLKVLRKDVGANPLVVITAIILDAVVLLAFIWIKGSDDLQIIIIAGIGIVAVFAYERFFLRHKREDDGDEGHAHDG, from the coding sequence ATGAGTTCTCACAACGAAGATTATGAAAAAGGAAGCTTAAGTTTAACCGGTACAATAGCGATGGGCACTGGCGTAATGATTGGAGCAGGAATATTTGCGCTCACCGGTCAAGTCGCGGAATATGCAGGTTCGCTTTTCCCGCTGGCATTCATCATAGCCGCCATTATTAGTGGATTTAGTGCCTACAGTTACATCAAGGTTTCAAACAAATATCCATCTGCGGGCGGGATCGCAATGATATTAAAAAAGGCCTATGGACCAAGTGCCGTGACCGGAGGTGCCGCATTATTAATGGCACTTTCAATGATTATTAATGAAAGTCTGGTGGCCCGAACGTTTGGCACGTACACCCTTCAGTTATTTGATGTGCAAGAAAATAGCATATTAGTCCCAATACTAGCTATCGGACTCATCATTTTTGCATTTGTTGTAAATGTTGCGGGTAACAAGGTAATTGGAAGTGTATCCAAGGTTACAGCCGTTTTGAAAATTGGCGGCATATTAATTTTCGCCCTTGTAGCACTCTGGGCAGCAGGGTTTGCTTTTCAACCCGCTAGCGCTGATGTAAGTGCAAACTCCTCTGCTAGTGGATTTTTAGCTGGGACCGCATTGGCGATTTTAGCATACAAAGGATTTACAACTATCACCAATAGCGGCGACGAGGTGGTCGACCCAAACAAAAATGTTGGGCGAGCAATTATAGTGTCTTTATTAATTTGTTTGGTTATCTATTTATTAGTCTGCTATGCCGTAGGCTCCACATTAACGGTCGAACAGATAGTTGCAGCTAAGGACTACGCACTCGCTGAAGCGGCTCGTCCCGCTATCGGACAGTATGGTGTTTGGTTTACGGTGGGTATTGCAATAATAGCGACCGCATCGGGTCTACTAGCCAGCGTTTTTGCGGTTTCGCGTATGTTGGCAATGTTGACAGATATGAATTTGATCCCCCATCGGCACTTTGGTATGCCCGGTAATATTCAAAAGCATACTTTGGTCTTTACTGTAATTGCTGCCGGACTACTTGCCGCTTTTTTTGATCTTTCAAGGATCGCATCTTTAGGAGCCATTTTTTACCTAGTAATGGATATTATCATTCATTGGGGCGTATTAAAGGTACTTAGAAAAGACGTTGGAGCAAACCCACTGGTGGTGATCACCGCAATTATATTAGATGCTGTTGTTCTTCTCGCATTCATTTGGATCAAAGGCAGTGATGATTTACAGATTATCATCATTGCTGGCATTGGCATTGTTGCCGTTTTTGCCTATGAGCGCTTTTTCCTCAGGCATAAGCGCGAAGATGATGGCGATGAAGGACATGCCCACGATGGCTAG
- a CDS encoding MauE/DoxX family redox-associated membrane protein has protein sequence MELRAKLYRMHTDEHICPYGLRSKDLLKREGYQVEDHKLASREETDKFKNEHEVETTPQTFINGERIGGYDDLREYFDLGEAGQTGTTYTPVIAIFSVALLMALAIAYAFVQSNFFIQVIELFVAFSMSLLAIQKLKDLYSFTNSFITYDLLAMRNIRYGYIYPFAEAFAGIGMLAGLSGYLVGPVSLFIGTVGAVSVFKAVYIDKRELKCACVGGDSNVPLGIVSLTENLFMIAAGLWMLSTAMI, from the coding sequence ATGGAATTAAGAGCAAAATTATATCGAATGCATACAGATGAGCACATTTGTCCCTATGGCTTGCGATCTAAAGACCTACTAAAACGAGAAGGGTATCAAGTAGAGGATCACAAGCTAGCAAGTCGTGAAGAAACCGATAAGTTCAAAAACGAACACGAAGTAGAAACAACCCCTCAAACGTTTATCAATGGAGAAAGAATCGGAGGGTATGACGATCTACGTGAATATTTCGATTTAGGGGAAGCAGGACAAACGGGCACCACCTATACACCTGTCATTGCAATATTTTCAGTTGCATTGTTAATGGCACTAGCAATCGCATATGCCTTTGTTCAAAGCAATTTTTTCATTCAAGTTATAGAATTATTTGTTGCATTTAGCATGAGCTTACTAGCGATTCAAAAGCTTAAAGATCTCTATAGTTTTACGAACTCCTTCATCACCTATGACTTACTCGCTATGAGGAATATACGCTACGGCTACATTTACCCCTTTGCCGAAGCGTTCGCTGGAATCGGAATGCTGGCAGGCCTGTCTGGTTATCTCGTTGGCCCTGTCTCTCTATTTATCGGGACAGTAGGCGCAGTTTCAGTATTCAAAGCGGTGTATATTGATAAGCGTGAACTCAAATGTGCATGCGTGGGCGGTGATAGTAACGTACCGCTTGGCATTGTATCACTCACAGAAAATCTCTTTATGATTGCCGCAGGGTTATGGATGCTCTCAACCGCAATGATTTAA
- a CDS encoding DUF305 domain-containing protein — MTKYTKFLAMIFTSTAAMLLMMYFNTYAFDHIFFSETRFYMAIYMGSIMAIIMLLFMLNMYENKAKNWTILLGSGLIFVISLYLVRSQSTIADEAWMKAMIPHHSIAILTSERANISDKRVLKLANEIIAAQEREIKEMKWLLEDIEKNGQVKTEAEVESRQVPDFGQK, encoded by the coding sequence ATGACTAAATATACAAAATTTTTAGCAATGATCTTTACATCAACTGCGGCCATGCTGTTAATGATGTATTTCAATACATATGCATTTGACCACATTTTTTTTAGCGAGACGCGGTTTTACATGGCTATCTACATGGGCTCAATAATGGCAATCATTATGTTGCTATTCATGCTTAACATGTATGAGAACAAAGCCAAGAATTGGACAATTTTGCTAGGTAGCGGACTCATCTTCGTGATCTCACTGTACTTAGTCCGCTCTCAATCAACCATCGCTGATGAAGCGTGGATGAAAGCAATGATACCGCATCACTCTATTGCGATTTTAACTAGCGAGCGAGCCAATATCTCAGATAAGCGAGTCCTCAAGCTAGCAAACGAAATCATTGCGGCGCAAGAGCGAGAGATCAAGGAAATGAAATGGTTATTAGAGGACATAGAGAAGAATGGTCAAGTAAAAACTGAAGCTGAAGTTGAAAGTCGTCAAGTACCGGATTTCGGTCAAAAATAG
- a CDS encoding copper resistance protein B, which produces MKNTSKIFSTLLIGLCASSNAQEIPSDWPKPVEQYNTGMILFDRFEYTRTNDEENIGVWDMIGWYGGDTYRLYFKNEGENKQDDGEPTDLERAELLASKLIAPFWEFQAGIGTRGLLSSDTSMENYAVISLYGVAPYQFEMDNSIVINEDGDVSFSVEAEYEIRVTQTSFLQPRLALAGSLSESERFDRPSGFNSIRLGLRYRYEFAREFAPYAGFYWSRSLGNSADIARNKGESVSETGFVVGARFWF; this is translated from the coding sequence ATGAAAAACACGTCTAAAATTTTCAGTACTTTACTAATTGGTCTTTGCGCATCGTCTAATGCGCAAGAGATTCCATCAGATTGGCCGAAACCAGTCGAACAGTACAACACGGGCATGATTTTATTTGACCGTTTTGAATATACACGCACAAACGATGAAGAGAACATCGGAGTGTGGGACATGATCGGATGGTACGGCGGTGATACCTATCGCCTTTACTTCAAAAATGAAGGCGAAAACAAGCAAGATGATGGCGAACCAACAGATTTAGAGCGAGCTGAGCTTCTTGCTAGTAAATTAATTGCGCCATTTTGGGAATTTCAAGCCGGTATTGGCACAAGAGGACTGCTAAGTAGCGATACGAGTATGGAGAACTATGCCGTCATTAGCTTGTATGGGGTTGCTCCTTATCAATTCGAAATGGATAACTCCATTGTGATTAATGAGGATGGTGATGTCAGTTTCTCAGTAGAAGCCGAATATGAAATAAGAGTAACCCAAACGTCATTCTTACAACCGAGACTTGCCCTTGCTGGTTCGCTTTCAGAATCTGAAAGGTTTGACCGCCCCTCTGGCTTCAATTCGATACGCTTAGGTTTGCGATATCGCTATGAGTTTGCAAGAGAGTTTGCACCATACGCAGGCTTTTATTGGAGTCGGAGTCTCGGTAATAGCGCTGATATTGCTCGAAACAAGGGTGAGTCGGTAAGTGAAACTGGTTTCGTGGTGGGTGCTCGATTCTGGTTTTAA